In one window of Nicotiana tabacum cultivar K326 chromosome 12, ASM71507v2, whole genome shotgun sequence DNA:
- the LOC142167334 gene encoding uncharacterized protein LOC142167334 — translation MAGKKLTLLEHNHPLFLQASDTPGLVLIPIKLTGPENYALWSRAMKLALRGKCKLGFVDGNCVKSMYRGELAEQCEKCNAIILSWIGSTVVSELMPSIVFASNARKVWSDFKEIFYRCRLTRIYHLWTEIASLKLSIDSVTTYYSKMTDLCSELDVLTPKFSCDCEESRPSLIHLEQQRLLQFLMGLNENYNNVLSNVLLRRPVVSVNEAYAIVT, via the coding sequence ATGGCAGGAAAAAAGTTAACCTTACTCGAACACAATCATCCACTTTTTCTACAAGCATCCGATACTCCAGGACTAGTTTTGATTCCTATAAAACTGACTGGGCCAGAAAATTATGCCCTGTGGAGTAGGGCAATGAAACTAGCTCTTAGGGGTAAATGTAAGCTTGGATTTGTGGACGGAAATTGTGTTAAGAGCATGTATAGGGGAGAATTAGCAGAGCAATGCGAGAAGTGTAATGCGATTATATTGTCGTGGATTGGGAGTACAGTTGTGAGTGAGCTAATGCCAAGCATAGTTTTTGCATCTAATGCTAGGAAAGTATGGAGTGATTTCAAAGAAATTTTTTATAGGTGTAGACTAACAAGGATTTATCACCTTTGGACTGAAATAGCCTCACTAAAACTAAGCATTGATTCAGTGACTACTTACTACTCTAAAATGACAGATTTATGCAGTGAATTGGATGTGTTGACACCTAAATTTTCTTGTGATTGTGAAGAATCTAGGCCTTCGTTGATTCATTTAGAGCAGCAACGATTGCTTCAGTTCCTCATGGGGCTAAATGAGAACTACAACAATGTGCTGAGTAATGTGTTGCTGAGAAGGCCAGTGGTGTCTGTAAATGAGGCATATGCCATTGTTACATAG